The sequence ATAGCAACAGGATAAAAATCCATATTCTTATTCACATCCTTCCTTTATGATACTTGATAAAAAACTCCGCTTATAGCGGAGTTTTATGTTTCCAAAATATTATATACTTATATTCAACTCTTACTATACCCTATTCTATGAAAAATTTCTTAGAATAATCCTGGTATATTCATTCCACCTGTTAATTTACCCATCTTGCTTGAAGTTTCTTCTTCAGCTTTTCTTAAAACTTCATTAACAGCTGATAAAATTAAATCTTCTAACATTTCAACATCATCTGGATCTACTACTTCTTCTTTTATATTTATACTTAAAATTTCTTTCTTACCGTTGGCTTTAACTGAAACTGCTCCACCACCTACTGAAGCCTCAAACTCAGCACTTTCAAGCTCTTTTTGAGTATCTTCCATTTGTTTTTGTAGCTTTTGTGCTTGCTTCATTAGATTATTCATGTTTCCGCCGCCAGGAAATCCACCTCTTGCCATTTAACGTTCCTCCTTAAAATAATAAAATCTATATTAATTATATAGTATTTTTTCCTGTTTTTCTACTGTGGTTTAAATTCTCATATGAAGAAATTTTAAACTAATACTGATACACAATGATATTCTTCACATAAACTATACTTAATATATAACTTAAGTCTGTAATTTATTCATCAAATACTTCTAGTATCCCATCTCCGAGCCTCTCTCTTAAAATATCCTCAGAATTCCTTTCACCTTCATCAACGCCTTTGTCTACAGCGTATCTTACTCTAACTCTTTCTTTCAATATCTCTGAAAATACTTCATTCACTGTCTGTGCATTTTCACCTTTCTCTAACCTCATCTTATTAAATGAAAATTGATTTTCATACCTTATTTCTATAACGCCTTCACTACAACTAGCAACTTTACCTGTCACTAATGAAGCATATATGACCATCTTTCTTCTTGCTTTAAATGCTTCTAATATGTCAGCCCAAGCCCTTTGAACATCATTTATTGTTATAGTAGAATGCTCATTTCTTTCTTCATCAGGTACTTTTAAATCTACTGACTGCTGCTTTTTCACCTCAGTCTTAGGTAATTTATTTTCACTATGCACATTACCTGAAGATTGTTCAACTCTTTCCACAGTAATGTTTCCACTCTTTATTATATTCTCTAGCTTATTAATTCTAGATAAAAGGACCTCCTTTGATGTATCATATTCAATCTTGCACATTTTAATTATAGCTAGCTCTAAATATATTCTGCTTTGCTTACTTATTCTTGCATCTTCTTCTGCTTCTTGAAGAACTCTAATGCCTCTCATGATTTCTTCACTTCTTAATCTATTAGCTTGCTCTCTTAATGATTCTATATTATCCTGTGACATATCAATGACATCTTCTGGATTACTTGTGACCTTCACCATCAAAAGATTTCTGTAATGACTTATTAATTCCTTTATAAATCCGTAAACATCCTTACCTGAAAGCACTATATCTTCAATTATTGACATAGACTTCTCTACACTTCGCTCTATTATTGCATCTGCTATTCTAAATAAATGCTCATTAGTTACAAGACCAAGCATAGATATTACATCATTATACTCAACCTTACCATCACCCATAGATATAGCTTGATCTAATATACTTACAGAATCTCTCATAGCTCCATCAGAAACTCTCGCAATAAGCTTTAAGCTACCATTATCTGCTCTAACTCCTTTGGCATCAACTATGGCCCTTAATCTATCAGTTATATCTTCATTACTAATCCTCTTAAAATCAAACCTCTGACATCTTGAAAGTATAGTTATTGGTAACTTCTGTGGATCTGTAGTTGCTAATATAAATACCACATTCTTAGGTGGTTCCTCTAATGTCTTAAGAAAGGCATTAACAGCTCCTTGAGAAAGCATGTGTACCTCATCCATTATATAAATCTTGAATCTAGCCTCTTGAGGAGGATATTGAACATCCTCAATAATATCTCTTATTTTATCAACACCGTTGTTTGAAGCTGCATCTAGTTCAGTTACATCTATAGATAAACCCTCATTGATTTTTTTACACATTTCACATTCATTGCAAGGTTCCCCATCATGCAAGTTAAGGCAATTTAAAGCCTTCACCATTACCTTAGCTGTAGTTGTCTTTCCAGTTCCTCTAGTTCCGCAAAACAGGTATGCATGGGCTATCCTATCATTTAAAATTTGATTTTTTAACGTAGTCGTTATATGTTTTTGTCCTACTATCTCATCAAACCTTTGTGGTCTCCATTCTCTATATAAAGCTGTATAACCCATATTTTCCCCACCTTCTCTTCTATGAATTTTCTATAGATAATTATACACTAATAGCACTCTTATTAATAGCCGATATTCATTAAATAATTCTCACTAAGAAAAGTAGGATTTTTGTTAAATAACACAAAAATATACTATAATAGAATACTATCTAATAGGATTTTACTTTTTAATATTAGCTATTCTTATAAAAATGATATAAAATAAATATAGCATTCAATTTATTATATTTAAGGAGGATTTATAATGAGTCTTTATGATGAAAAGTATCTTGCTATAACAAAAGATATTTTAGATAATGGATACTTCGACACTAATAGAACAGGGGTTTCTACTTACAAGCTGCCTCATCAAATTATGCAGTTCAATCTTCAAAAGGAATTTCCTATCCTCACCACAAAATTTGTGGCATTTAAAACAGCAGTAAAGGAAATGCTATGGATATATCAAAAACAATCTAATGTTGTTGAAGATCTAAGAAAAGTTAACGTAAAGATATGGAATGAATGGGAAGGTCAAGATGGAACCATTGGAAAAGCTTATGGATATCAAATAAAGAAGTTTCATCAAATTGATAATCTAATAGAGGCTTTAAAAAACAATCCTCAAGATAGAAGAATGATGCTTAACATATGGAATTGGCAGGACTTACCTGAGATGAACTTAGCTCCTTGTTGCTTTTTGACTATGTGGGATGTTACTGACGGTCATCTTAATTGTATGCTGGTACAAAGAAGTGGAGACATACCTTTAGGTGTGCCATTTAACAGTACTCAATTCGCTGTATTAACTCATATGCTTGCCCAAGTCACTGGACTTAAAGCAGGTCTATTTACTCACGTTATCAACAACGCTCACATATATGAAAACCAAGTTGAAGGTATGAAAATACAATTGACAAGAATAAATGAAGCCTATGAAGCTCCACAGTTTTGGATAAACCCTGATATAAAGAATTTCTATGATTTCACTGCTGATGATGTTAAGCTTGTAGATTACAAACATCATGAAGCAATAAAAATGGAGGTGTCCGTATAATGATATCAATTATATGCGCAGTAGCTAACAACAATGTTATAGGAAAAGATAATTCACTAATCTGGCATTTATCAAGTGATCTTAAAAGATTTAAGAAACTAACAGAAAATCACACTATAATTATGGGCAGAAAGACCTTTGAATCCCTTCCTGGTGTTTTACCAAAAAGAAAACATATTATAATTACTAGAGATGAAAACTTTTCTATAGATAATCAAGCTGTAGAAATTTCAAATTCTATAGATACTATTATTAAGAACTTTAAGGATTCTGATGAAGAAGTTTTTGTTATTGGTGGTGGTCAAATATATGCTGCTTTCTTACCATATGCTTCAAAAATGTACTTAACTGAATTGCAAGATTCCTTTAAGGGAGATACTTATTTTCCTCAATTAGAAGCTTCACACTGGAAGATTATTGAGAAAAGTGATCCTATTGTAGAAAATGGGACTACATATAGATTTGTAGATTATAAAAGAAACTAGACTTTATATACTCTAATTTTTTATATTCTCACATTTAAACTGCTTTTAATTAAAAATTGTTTCATTTAAAACTAAACAAAAAGGTCTGTATAAAATACCCTCAGATATTTTATACAGACCTTTTTTTTGAAAGTCATGCACCTCACCTTGACAATAATCTATATGCGTTACCCTTGTAGTTAACTCGGGCCAGGTTATTCCACGGCACATGTAAATAACTGCTTATCGCTGCTTCCCTCCGGACCTGACGAGGTTCACAGGTTTACATTGCGTGGGACCCGACCTTCAACATCACTTGCAAGGGGCAGGCCATACAGACTAAAGCCTCAATGAGGAATTCAACCCTGCTGTAGCGGATTGCAGGTTACAGGACACCGCTAGCTCCCCATCTAGCATGACTATGGCGGAAAGAAGGGGATTCGAACCCCTGATAGAGTTTCCCCTATACACGCTTTCCAGGCGTGCTCCTTAAACCAACTCGGACATCTCTCCACAAGTACCGCCTTCTTATACATATCATGTATTATTCACGGTGTTCTCATTATAACAATTTAAACTTCTATCGTCAAGATAGTTACCTTTAAATAATATTTCCATGTTGATAATATATTACCACACAATAATTTGCATGTAGCTTCCTTATACACCAAGCTATTTAATAATTATAATAATTTAAAACAGCTAGTTTACTCTAAACTAACTGTTTATTGCTTTAAGTGTTTTCCTATTTATTTCTTTTTTTTCTAATGATGTATGACTAAAAACATACTCTGTGAAAAAATCTCTTTCATCTACATTATTA comes from Clostridium sp. TW13 and encodes:
- a CDS encoding YbaB/EbfC family nucleoid-associated protein, giving the protein MARGGFPGGGNMNNLMKQAQKLQKQMEDTQKELESAEFEASVGGGAVSVKANGKKEILSINIKEEVVDPDDVEMLEDLILSAVNEVLRKAEEETSSKMGKLTGGMNIPGLF
- the dnaX gene encoding DNA polymerase III subunit gamma/tau, with the protein product MGYTALYREWRPQRFDEIVGQKHITTTLKNQILNDRIAHAYLFCGTRGTGKTTTAKVMVKALNCLNLHDGEPCNECEMCKKINEGLSIDVTELDAASNNGVDKIRDIIEDVQYPPQEARFKIYIMDEVHMLSQGAVNAFLKTLEEPPKNVVFILATTDPQKLPITILSRCQRFDFKRISNEDITDRLRAIVDAKGVRADNGSLKLIARVSDGAMRDSVSILDQAISMGDGKVEYNDVISMLGLVTNEHLFRIADAIIERSVEKSMSIIEDIVLSGKDVYGFIKELISHYRNLLMVKVTSNPEDVIDMSQDNIESLREQANRLRSEEIMRGIRVLQEAEEDARISKQSRIYLELAIIKMCKIEYDTSKEVLLSRINKLENIIKSGNITVERVEQSSGNVHSENKLPKTEVKKQQSVDLKVPDEERNEHSTITINDVQRAWADILEAFKARRKMVIYASLVTGKVASCSEGVIEIRYENQFSFNKMRLEKGENAQTVNEVFSEILKERVRVRYAVDKGVDEGERNSEDILRERLGDGILEVFDE
- a CDS encoding thymidylate synthase, with protein sequence MSLYDEKYLAITKDILDNGYFDTNRTGVSTYKLPHQIMQFNLQKEFPILTTKFVAFKTAVKEMLWIYQKQSNVVEDLRKVNVKIWNEWEGQDGTIGKAYGYQIKKFHQIDNLIEALKNNPQDRRMMLNIWNWQDLPEMNLAPCCFLTMWDVTDGHLNCMLVQRSGDIPLGVPFNSTQFAVLTHMLAQVTGLKAGLFTHVINNAHIYENQVEGMKIQLTRINEAYEAPQFWINPDIKNFYDFTADDVKLVDYKHHEAIKMEVSV
- a CDS encoding dihydrofolate reductase; translation: MISIICAVANNNVIGKDNSLIWHLSSDLKRFKKLTENHTIIMGRKTFESLPGVLPKRKHIIITRDENFSIDNQAVEISNSIDTIIKNFKDSDEEVFVIGGGQIYAAFLPYASKMYLTELQDSFKGDTYFPQLEASHWKIIEKSDPIVENGTTYRFVDYKRN